A stretch of DNA from Halobacillus litoralis:
TAACGGCCGATTGTCTTTCATCCAAAACCCTTATGTCAGCGAAGCAATCGCATCTTTCACCGATTGTTCTCCACCTACGACCTGAAACTCTTTGCCAATCGTTGAATCATCCTCCAACGTAGCCAAGATCACCCGAGCCACATCTTCGCGAGAGATTTCGCCTCTTTCGACAGTTTCAGAAGCCTTGACATTCCCGCTTCCCTCATCATTGGTAAGCATACCAGGATGGATGATTGTATAATCCAAATCCGTTCTTCTCAGCCAATCATCTGCATAGTGTTTCGCTACGACATAAGGAGCGAATGACGAAGGAGCGCCCTGAATCGCTTCACGCGTTGTATCAAACGAACTGATCATAACGTAGCGGTCTATGCCTTTTTGTTTCGCTGCTTCTATCGTTTTTACTGCGCCATCAAGGTCAATCATAACCGTCTTATCAGGTCCCGTGTTCGGCCCCGAACCAGCCGTGAATACGACGGCATCCACACCCTTATAAGCTTCGGCAATCGTGTTTGTATCATCTTCAAGGTCGACTAAGACCGTTTCTGCACCGAGTTCCTTGAAATAAGATGCTTGTTCTTCTTTGCGGATCATTGCTTTTGCTTCCATTCCATCCGTTTCTTGAATAAACTTGACGAGATGTTTGCCTACTTGACCATTTGCACCTACAACAAGTACCTTCATTTTTTCATCCTTTCTATGCCTCTTCACTAAATTTTATTCCTACATTAAATGTTACCCAAATCAAAAGAAAGAAAACCGACTTTACGCTTAAAAGGACCTTACAAGAAGGAATCCCCTTTTTCAGAAGCACAACTAAGAGACTATTTTATCCAATGAGAGGTTACAGGTAGATAGAAAGGGTATGAACCTACTAACGGAATCTTAAAGGAGGAAACTTATCATGGATAAAAGAATCATAGGCGGTGTTTTTTCAAAAGTCGGCCATGCAGAAAAAGCGATTACGGATTTACAGCATCACGGATATGGATCGAACGACATCTCTGTTTTTGCAAGAGACAAAAGCAAAATCAATGTGCTGGAGGAAGAAATGGATACCACGGTCACATCTAATCACAGCGGCCGAGGCAAGAAAGCAGGAAAAGGTGCAGGGCTCGGGGCCCTGTCTGGAGGGGCCTTAGGTGGTATTGGTGGACTCATTGCAGGGTTAGGTCTCCTTGCCATCCCTGGAATCGGACAAATTGCTGCCGCAGGCCCCATTGCTGCCGCTCTTACGGGAGCAGGCATAGGCGCTGGTGGCGGTGGAATTGTCGGGGCTCTTGTCGGAGCAGGTATGTCAGAGAAGGATGCCCATCAGTACGAGAACCATTTGAAGGATGGAAAGATCATTGTCATCGTGGAAGCGACGGAAAAATTACAGGACAAAGTCTACCGCACGTTCCTTTCGAATAAAACGGAAAACTCATCCATGTACCCGAACCATTACCAAAACCATGACCACTCCACTCGTCATGATTCTGATATGAGAGACCCTGATCATTCTACACATCATGATTCCGTTTCAAAGGACCATGATTACACTACTCAGCATGATACCGTTTCAAGAGAGCATGATCATCAAAATAAAACAGATGTAGTGAAGGAAAAATTGTATGCCGGCCATTCATCTAAGGATTCAACACCTACTTCAAATACTTCAAATGAAACACGTTCTCGAACGGCCGAAAGACACCGCTCCAACAAACACGACTGATTCAAAAGAGGTTTCTCATCAAAATTTTTGAACCTTTTCCTTCTAATCGTTCGTATAATCAAGTGAAGGAGGAGATCCGCATGTTCAAAAAATTATTAGCAAGTGTTGGCATAGGCGCTGCCAAAGTGGATACACAACTAG
This window harbors:
- a CDS encoding SDR family oxidoreductase, which encodes MKVLVVGANGQVGKHLVKFIQETDGMEAKAMIRKEEQASYFKELGAETVLVDLEDDTNTIAEAYKGVDAVVFTAGSGPNTGPDKTVMIDLDGAVKTIEAAKQKGIDRYVMISSFDTTREAIQGAPSSFAPYVVAKHYADDWLRRTDLDYTIIHPGMLTNDEGSGNVKASETVERGEISREDVARVILATLEDDSTIGKEFQVVGGEQSVKDAIASLT
- a CDS encoding low temperature-induced protein, whose protein sequence is MDKRIIGGVFSKVGHAEKAITDLQHHGYGSNDISVFARDKSKINVLEEEMDTTVTSNHSGRGKKAGKGAGLGALSGGALGGIGGLIAGLGLLAIPGIGQIAAAGPIAAALTGAGIGAGGGGIVGALVGAGMSEKDAHQYENHLKDGKIIVIVEATEKLQDKVYRTFLSNKTENSSMYPNHYQNHDHSTRHDSDMRDPDHSTHHDSVSKDHDYTTQHDTVSREHDHQNKTDVVKEKLYAGHSSKDSTPTSNTSNETRSRTAERHRSNKHD